A window of Nitrospirota bacterium contains these coding sequences:
- a CDS encoding rubrerythrin, translating into MGKNLTGSKTLENLKHAFAGESQANRRYLYFARKADIEGYPDVAGVFRDTAEGETGHAFGHFDFMAPVGDPATGEPVGETSKNLKSAVAGETYEYTQMYPGFAKAAREEGFSEIADWFETLARAEKSHAGRFTLALKSIS; encoded by the coding sequence ATGGGTAAAAATCTGACAGGCAGCAAGACGTTAGAAAATTTGAAACATGCTTTTGCGGGTGAATCTCAGGCAAATCGCCGGTATCTTTATTTTGCGCGTAAGGCGGACATTGAAGGCTATCCCGATGTGGCAGGAGTCTTCCGGGACACTGCGGAAGGAGAAACCGGGCATGCCTTCGGACATTTTGATTTCATGGCTCCGGTCGGTGATCCGGCCACCGGAGAACCGGTCGGCGAGACTTCGAAAAATCTCAAGTCGGCGGTCGCGGGTGAAACCTATGAATATACTCAAATGTACCCGGGATTCGCCAAAGCGGCACGCGAAGAAGGATTTTCAGAAATTGCAGACTGGTTTGAAACGCTTGCCAGAGCGGAAAAATCTCATGCAGGACGGTTTACGCTGGCATTAAAATCAATCAGCTAA
- a CDS encoding transcriptional repressor → MMKDLKEREYIKRFQKKGLKLTNQRIAIYEALASTESHPTADILYQQVREKYPLISLNTVYNTLEALKEIGEVSQIQTDISARFDANMAPHHHLVCLHCRKIEDFSDPELDQIQLKVPGRRDFKIVSHRVEFQGFCKKCQQKVE, encoded by the coding sequence GTGATGAAGGATCTAAAAGAGAGAGAATATATCAAGCGTTTTCAAAAGAAGGGGCTTAAGCTGACCAACCAGCGGATCGCCATTTATGAAGCCCTGGCGTCCACAGAGTCCCATCCGACTGCTGATATCCTCTATCAGCAGGTCCGGGAAAAATATCCTCTCATTTCTCTCAATACCGTTTATAACACGCTGGAAGCGCTCAAAGAGATTGGCGAAGTATCGCAGATTCAGACCGATATCAGCGCGCGGTTTGACGCCAATATGGCACCTCACCATCACCTGGTCTGTCTCCATTGCCGAAAGATTGAAGATTTTTCCGATCCGGAACTGGACCAGATTCAGCTTAAGGTGCCCGGACGAAGAGATTTTAAAATTGTGTCTCATCGGGTGGAGTTTCAGGGATTTTGCAAAAAATGTCAGCAGAAAGTCGAATAG